Proteins from one Ketobacter alkanivorans genomic window:
- a CDS encoding tRNA(Met) cytidine acetyltransferase TmcA, with protein MKSVILGLEIRQQLAAIFAEMARAGQRMPVLVEGDEGWTLQAAQAVLSIFGSSSVLWYSERAPKGSWQLPANKVNHELGREAEAAVFDLYSGFAPDAMAAIAGAIKGGGVLLILGPPLVSWAHFQDALASRIAVEPWGVSMVKRDFIQRAAWILDAFPHKIRLCQEGPWKSIDINAPTKASASEDDWGCITACQRRAVEAVMHVVSGHRKRPLVLEADRGRGKSAAMGLAVARLMAQGKSIVVTAPRPDCVETLIKFAERTTNQVGGSLQYFAPDHLLQTQPSADLLLVDEAAAIAPELLKAMLRTYSRVAFATTVNGYEGTGRGFAIRFQRHLDVHYPGWSKCSLTQPVRWLPGDWLEGCLNKLLLLKPAQQQAQSDQADPVAFDEFCFRCDDRSEHQLNSVFELLVSAHYRTRPSDLRTMLDGSNIRLFVLRQNQSIKAVAMVAQEGQLSGDLAESILAGKRRPHGQVLSQTLAVHLGQDVALAQHHWRIVRIAVQPDEQRQGLGTSLVQHLIERAEKEGVDNIGSLFSGDHQVLRFWQKMGFSVLRVGYTRESTTGSYSLLVAKGCSEHGVLVSDASSQRFREDFPLTLKNIHSQVPVDLVWQILSGSFMSIAMTGMNYYERDQRSLEQYVTGSTPYENVAAGLWRLVWYSYSRAESVERLDERARTIIVMKVLQNSTWEDCVARLNLAGKKQAHSELRQSIEQWMQLSGQLSG; from the coding sequence ATGAAATCAGTGATCTTGGGTCTTGAAATTCGGCAACAGCTAGCAGCCATATTCGCTGAGATGGCACGTGCCGGGCAGCGTATGCCTGTGTTGGTTGAAGGTGATGAAGGGTGGACTTTACAGGCAGCGCAGGCAGTGTTGTCGATATTCGGTTCTTCGTCGGTTTTGTGGTATTCCGAGCGCGCTCCGAAAGGGAGTTGGCAACTTCCTGCGAACAAGGTCAATCATGAACTGGGCCGCGAAGCGGAAGCCGCTGTGTTTGACCTCTATTCCGGCTTTGCGCCTGATGCCATGGCTGCGATTGCGGGTGCAATTAAGGGTGGTGGTGTTCTGCTAATCCTCGGGCCGCCGTTGGTGTCGTGGGCGCACTTTCAGGACGCACTGGCTAGCCGAATTGCAGTGGAGCCTTGGGGTGTGAGCATGGTAAAGCGTGACTTTATCCAACGGGCCGCATGGATTTTAGATGCGTTTCCACACAAAATCAGATTATGCCAAGAGGGCCCATGGAAGAGCATTGATATCAATGCTCCAACCAAAGCGTCAGCCAGTGAGGACGACTGGGGTTGTATAACGGCCTGTCAGCGTAGAGCTGTGGAAGCCGTAATGCATGTTGTCAGCGGTCATCGTAAGCGGCCATTGGTGCTTGAGGCCGATAGAGGTAGAGGGAAAAGTGCCGCGATGGGGCTTGCGGTGGCGAGGCTTATGGCGCAAGGCAAGAGCATAGTGGTGACTGCCCCCAGGCCAGACTGTGTAGAAACACTTATAAAATTTGCCGAACGTACAACCAATCAGGTTGGTGGCTCATTGCAATATTTTGCGCCGGATCACCTGCTGCAAACCCAGCCGTCAGCAGATCTGCTGTTAGTGGATGAAGCTGCGGCAATCGCACCTGAGTTATTGAAAGCTATGCTGCGAACCTATTCAAGAGTGGCGTTCGCTACAACGGTAAATGGCTACGAAGGAACAGGTAGAGGTTTTGCTATTCGTTTTCAGCGTCATCTGGATGTTCATTATCCCGGCTGGAGCAAATGTAGCCTGACACAGCCTGTGCGTTGGCTACCGGGTGATTGGCTGGAAGGCTGTTTGAACAAGTTGCTGCTGTTGAAGCCAGCGCAGCAGCAAGCGCAATCGGATCAAGCCGACCCGGTCGCATTCGACGAGTTCTGCTTTCGTTGTGATGACAGGTCAGAGCATCAGCTCAATAGCGTATTCGAGTTGTTGGTCTCGGCTCACTATCGCACCCGACCCAGTGATCTACGCACGATGTTGGATGGCAGCAATATCAGGCTGTTTGTTTTGCGTCAAAATCAAAGCATCAAAGCGGTGGCGATGGTGGCACAGGAGGGCCAGTTATCAGGTGATTTGGCCGAAAGCATACTGGCAGGCAAGCGCCGACCCCATGGCCAGGTATTATCGCAGACGCTTGCCGTACATTTAGGGCAGGATGTTGCTTTAGCGCAGCATCATTGGCGAATCGTGCGTATCGCGGTGCAGCCCGATGAACAGAGGCAAGGGCTCGGCACAAGCCTCGTGCAACATTTGATTGAACGGGCAGAGAAAGAAGGTGTTGATAATATCGGCTCATTGTTTTCTGGTGACCATCAAGTGTTGAGGTTCTGGCAGAAAATGGGTTTCTCCGTGTTGCGCGTGGGATATACCCGCGAGTCCACCACCGGTTCGTATAGTTTGTTGGTAGCAAAGGGGTGTAGTGAGCACGGTGTGCTGGTGAGCGACGCTTCAAGTCAACGCTTTCGGGAAGATTTCCCGTTGACGCTGAAAAATATTCACAGTCAGGTGCCAGTAGATCTTGTGTGGCAAATCCTGTCAGGTTCTTTCATGTCAATTGCTATGACTGGTATGAACTACTATGAGAGAGATCAACGAAGTCTAGAACAGTATGTGACAGGCTCTACACCGTATGAGAACGTGGCGGCAGGCTTGTGGCGTCTAGTGTGGTATAGCTACAGTAGGGCTGAGTCTGTAGAGCGCCTAGACGAGCGTGCACGCACTATCATCGTCATGAAAGTGCTGCAGAATTCAACCTGGGAAGACTGCGTAGCGCGCTTGAACCTTGCAGGAAAAAAGCAGGCTCACAGCGAACTTAGGCAATCTATTGAGCAATGGATGCAGTTATCAGGTCAATTGTCCGGTTAA
- a CDS encoding DUF6901 family protein, with protein sequence MDRNYTKRVRYEFIFKSQDNFQYEVDIDPVSLEHSAPLGSAPEWAKLDVDKCPHCPLNNSSSEYCPLALRIAPILSFSAHPAFESVKVRVHKDNMTIESQSTVQEAYRSLIGLVMATSGCPHTGFFKPMAWFHLPFATQDETLFRACATFLLFQFFDPVDPENGNHFTDLKQVYEDIHIVNQHIAKRLKKASASESTLNALTILDIFAQSFLPTLNESLQELSFLFRPGINEVSFETP encoded by the coding sequence ATGGACAGAAACTATACAAAACGGGTGCGTTACGAGTTTATCTTCAAATCTCAGGACAATTTCCAGTACGAGGTAGATATCGACCCGGTATCGCTGGAGCACTCTGCGCCCCTGGGTAGCGCACCGGAATGGGCCAAACTTGACGTGGACAAATGCCCCCACTGCCCCCTCAACAACAGCAGTTCGGAATACTGCCCCTTGGCACTAAGAATCGCGCCGATTCTCAGTTTTAGTGCTCACCCTGCCTTTGAATCAGTAAAGGTTAGAGTTCACAAAGACAACATGACCATCGAGAGCCAATCTACAGTCCAGGAGGCGTATCGCTCCCTTATAGGCCTGGTCATGGCTACCAGCGGGTGCCCCCATACCGGTTTTTTCAAACCTATGGCCTGGTTTCATCTTCCCTTTGCCACACAGGATGAAACCCTGTTTCGGGCCTGTGCGACCTTCCTGCTCTTTCAGTTTTTTGATCCTGTCGACCCTGAAAATGGCAACCATTTCACCGATCTGAAGCAGGTTTACGAAGACATACACATCGTTAATCAACACATTGCCAAACGATTAAAGAAAGCGTCTGCTTCAGAATCCACCCTTAATGCCCTCACGATACTGGACATATTCGCACAATCATTCCTGCCGACCTTAAATGAATCATTACAGGAATTATCATTCCTGTTCCGACCGGGCATCAACGAAGTCAGCTTTGAGACCCCATAA
- a CDS encoding diguanylate cyclase produces the protein MNVFYRLLLATLTALIITGGAFGAPVEIHSAEQLYISVLPQIASNNEQERTELWIPGREDLTAVQVKSPRTSLWYRFDLLNRSDQEKWYLQVTNSLINEVNVYTVNANDHHHGHNGYTLAIPFDLSNAVALPLPSNKATSVWVNVQASYVSPNLLISVIPEDKYSQYHFNYTSMILIAIGAMLALVIYNAFLYFPTRDPSFLWYASYQILCTFAWAVHFKVMLYCFGLELDASTLYLPFFIAGATSLMFAIAFLKLPQRGWLALLVRAFAIGLVVFGLLGLLLPIEVYQTILAVCVCAWMFIMLSLGVWRLNKGYRPARIYVVGFSVMTTYFMFTMAGNLAGTTLFDNQMLWALWAQLFDSIALALALADRINFLRKSRQHADKRASTDQLTGLPNRTAFERDVRAWEVYYSEGIVPEFFLTFIDVDGLKRVNDQMGHNEGDRLLSLVAQWLTSQSNQQNVYRIGGDEFVILSRQQIQWNLSSLHTLLIAEGFPNSDLSIGTSSYSESGSRSTLLKLADERMYAIKHSSR, from the coding sequence GTGAACGTATTTTACCGACTCCTGCTGGCGACACTCACAGCATTGATTATCACGGGGGGCGCTTTCGGTGCGCCCGTGGAAATCCACAGCGCTGAGCAGCTTTACATATCTGTATTGCCACAGATTGCGTCGAATAACGAACAGGAACGAACGGAGCTGTGGATACCAGGACGGGAAGATCTCACTGCAGTGCAGGTGAAAAGCCCCAGAACCTCGCTATGGTACCGCTTTGACCTGCTGAATAGGTCCGACCAGGAAAAATGGTATCTTCAGGTTACCAACAGCCTGATCAACGAGGTGAACGTATATACAGTCAATGCCAATGACCATCACCACGGCCATAATGGGTACACATTAGCAATACCTTTTGATCTTAGTAATGCCGTCGCGCTGCCATTACCATCCAACAAAGCCACCAGTGTCTGGGTAAACGTTCAGGCATCTTATGTCAGTCCGAACTTACTGATCAGCGTGATCCCTGAGGACAAATATTCCCAATACCACTTTAACTACACCTCGATGATATTGATCGCCATTGGCGCAATGCTTGCCCTGGTAATTTATAACGCTTTTCTGTATTTCCCTACGCGGGACCCATCGTTTCTCTGGTACGCAAGCTACCAAATTCTGTGTACCTTTGCATGGGCAGTACACTTCAAGGTGATGCTGTATTGCTTTGGCCTTGAATTAGATGCAAGCACGCTGTATCTACCGTTCTTTATCGCAGGTGCAACCAGCCTGATGTTCGCTATAGCCTTTCTAAAGCTGCCTCAGCGCGGCTGGCTGGCGCTGTTAGTAAGGGCTTTTGCTATAGGTCTGGTCGTATTCGGCCTACTGGGGTTATTGCTACCGATCGAAGTATACCAAACGATATTGGCAGTATGTGTATGCGCATGGATGTTCATTATGCTTAGCCTTGGAGTGTGGCGGCTTAATAAAGGTTATCGGCCTGCAAGAATCTATGTAGTAGGGTTCAGCGTAATGACAACCTACTTCATGTTCACCATGGCAGGAAACCTAGCAGGTACCACGTTATTTGATAATCAAATGCTTTGGGCATTATGGGCACAGCTATTTGATTCTATTGCCCTGGCCCTAGCCCTAGCTGATCGCATTAACTTTTTACGCAAGTCACGCCAGCATGCAGACAAACGGGCCAGCACTGACCAATTAACCGGCTTACCCAATCGAACAGCTTTTGAACGGGATGTGCGAGCCTGGGAAGTTTATTACTCGGAAGGAATCGTGCCTGAGTTTTTTCTTACCTTTATCGATGTAGACGGATTAAAGCGGGTAAATGATCAGATGGGACACAATGAAGGGGATCGCCTGCTGTCTCTTGTCGCTCAGTGGCTCACAAGTCAAAGCAATCAGCAAAATGTTTACCGAATCGGTGGCGACGAATTTGTAATCCTCTCACGCCAGCAAATACAGTGGAACCTTTCCAGCCTGCATACGCTTCTTATAGCTGAAGGGTTTCCGAATTCGGATTTAAGCATTGGAACCAGCAGTTATTCTGAAAGTGGAAGCCGATCAACCTTGCTGAAACTGGCAGACGAACGCATGTATGCGATAAAGCATAGCAGTCGTTAA
- a CDS encoding DUF342 domain-containing protein, whose product MNNLRFEASEDGKEIHLIMINMDQASLTVEFLRNQFNITEFRSFYLLESSLIKAISLYKNKALEPGNENGLTEPVDFVVAERRDAMISIELGENKMSCSLLVETAYGAPNPTRENLKAYLTKTGIIKGINETILDSICTKIDNVAPGTVIKEIVANGKPAGQSRQARLEVLVMPVQDRLMKPKLRNDGTVDMHDFGEIEMVEVGEALMKRIPPVVGELGFNVMGEIVAPPKPQDRVLSVGEGAEISATDKNLLVASRRGVPLKIDDGIMVSDAYCVGDVDLNTGNIDFDGTVIVKGSVKEGMSVKATGKVLITDYLESAHIYAGDEVVIGKGILGRQKTTTSNDDDPYTACIETPSTVFSNYIQYASIRAGGTITAAKHIMHSDIMGTDIVVLSPKKNEGKIIGGVVRPLNSLSCNTLGGPSYIPTMVDFSSRFSVQLTELSDIREDMGERLNVIRGMKEALRRIDDKSAGGDVAEQVSKIANTVAHFEAVIKELKAKRASIIEEVSRIVDNLEVTVQKALFPGVQVTFVQNAVPVKQERDGCRIKAKDDGITYFTLD is encoded by the coding sequence ATGAACAATCTAAGATTCGAGGCCTCAGAGGACGGAAAAGAGATCCATTTGATTATGATCAATATGGATCAGGCATCCCTGACCGTTGAGTTTTTGCGTAACCAGTTCAATATTACCGAATTTCGCAGCTTTTATCTTCTTGAATCTTCCCTTATAAAGGCGATTTCTCTCTATAAAAACAAGGCACTAGAGCCTGGCAACGAAAACGGCCTGACAGAGCCAGTTGATTTCGTTGTGGCTGAGCGTAGAGACGCGATGATCTCTATAGAGCTTGGTGAAAACAAGATGTCCTGTTCGTTGCTGGTTGAGACAGCTTATGGCGCCCCCAATCCAACCCGAGAGAACCTGAAGGCGTATTTAACTAAAACAGGGATCATCAAGGGCATCAACGAGACCATCTTGGATTCCATATGTACAAAGATCGATAACGTAGCGCCAGGAACTGTTATCAAAGAGATCGTGGCTAACGGTAAGCCTGCTGGCCAGTCCCGGCAGGCGCGACTGGAGGTGTTGGTCATGCCGGTGCAGGATCGGCTGATGAAACCCAAGCTGCGCAATGATGGCACTGTGGATATGCACGACTTCGGCGAGATAGAGATGGTTGAGGTTGGCGAAGCGCTGATGAAACGCATCCCACCAGTGGTCGGAGAGCTGGGCTTCAATGTGATGGGTGAAATCGTAGCCCCGCCTAAGCCGCAAGACAGGGTTCTGTCGGTAGGAGAGGGGGCAGAAATCAGCGCTACTGACAAGAACCTACTGGTTGCTTCGCGGCGTGGTGTACCGCTTAAAATCGATGATGGGATTATGGTATCTGACGCGTATTGTGTCGGTGATGTTGACCTTAATACCGGCAATATTGATTTTGATGGCACTGTGATTGTAAAGGGGTCGGTTAAAGAAGGTATGTCGGTCAAGGCGACAGGTAAGGTGCTAATTACCGATTATCTCGAATCTGCACACATCTACGCCGGTGATGAAGTGGTGATAGGAAAGGGTATTCTAGGGCGACAAAAAACAACAACGAGTAATGATGACGATCCGTATACCGCCTGTATTGAAACTCCCTCTACGGTATTTTCTAACTATATTCAGTATGCAAGTATTCGCGCAGGTGGAACTATAACGGCCGCTAAACATATTATGCACAGCGACATAATGGGCACCGATATTGTAGTGCTGAGCCCGAAAAAAAACGAAGGAAAGATTATCGGTGGGGTGGTTCGCCCCTTGAATAGCCTGAGTTGCAACACTCTCGGCGGCCCCTCTTATATTCCTACTATGGTTGATTTTTCATCGCGATTCTCAGTGCAGCTTACCGAGCTTTCTGATATACGCGAGGATATGGGAGAACGGCTTAATGTTATCCGAGGGATGAAAGAAGCGTTAAGACGGATAGATGACAAGAGTGCAGGCGGCGATGTGGCTGAACAGGTAAGTAAGATAGCGAACACCGTTGCTCACTTTGAAGCAGTTATTAAAGAGTTAAAGGCGAAACGAGCTTCCATAATAGAGGAGGTGAGTAGAATCGTTGATAACCTCGAAGTGACAGTTCAAAAGGCGCTTTTTCCTGGCGTTCAGGTTACTTTTGTACAGAATGCCGTACCGGTAAAGCAGGAAAGAGATGGCTGCCGTATTAAGGCTAAAGATGACGGTATTACGTATTTCACTTTAGATTAG
- a CDS encoding acyltransferase family protein — MNPATDTRPASILKNWSISRNFKSLFEQGGETFHLINGLRFFSFVWILVFHTVYIYGLLTGKELFYELSDTAPPWLWWIWNADKAVDLFFVISGFLISIILFKELGKTGQISLKRFYFRRYLRLTPIYAVIVLIYWLSEGRNYEWVWTNILYLNNFLPVDKMALHWTWTLAVEEQFYLVLPLILGAIYKKTTRPFISVLIWMLIASLLIRLGVIYYYQEIWNADYREMLSAEAVYPAFYTKLYDNLLTRYGPFVCGAIAAYGYCFKQDELRAWLSAAPIKSTLLNLLALATILFFTLFPVMSAEFSEAGPALRFYVVAHRTLFAGAVAWFMLSVFLNIDTFKPLARFLSLRCWQPLSQLTYSMYLVHFIVIYLCVQNVYQNLKLIEGLDSTMLAVYSISLSSIIALLITIIIGVLCWLLIEKPFLNMRDLFKINKGATNTAPLNHDL, encoded by the coding sequence ATGAATCCAGCCACCGATACACGTCCGGCGTCCATACTAAAAAACTGGTCCATCTCCCGAAATTTCAAGTCCCTTTTTGAGCAGGGCGGCGAGACTTTTCACCTTATCAATGGGTTACGATTCTTCAGTTTTGTGTGGATTCTGGTATTTCATACCGTTTACATCTACGGACTTTTAACCGGCAAGGAACTCTTCTACGAGCTTTCAGATACAGCTCCCCCTTGGCTGTGGTGGATATGGAATGCAGACAAAGCAGTTGACCTGTTTTTTGTAATCAGCGGCTTTTTGATCAGCATCATATTATTCAAAGAGCTGGGGAAAACAGGCCAAATCAGCTTGAAACGCTTCTATTTTCGCAGATATTTACGTTTAACCCCCATCTATGCAGTTATTGTTCTTATCTATTGGTTGAGCGAAGGGCGTAATTACGAATGGGTTTGGACAAATATCCTGTATCTGAACAACTTTCTGCCTGTTGATAAAATGGCCCTGCATTGGACCTGGACCTTAGCTGTAGAGGAGCAATTCTACCTGGTTCTGCCGCTTATTCTGGGTGCAATTTATAAAAAAACGACTCGCCCCTTTATCAGTGTACTTATTTGGATGCTGATCGCATCACTACTAATTCGATTAGGCGTGATCTACTATTATCAGGAAATCTGGAACGCCGATTATCGCGAAATGTTATCTGCAGAGGCTGTCTATCCTGCCTTCTACACTAAGCTGTACGACAACCTCCTTACCCGCTATGGACCATTTGTGTGTGGAGCTATCGCAGCTTATGGCTATTGTTTCAAACAAGATGAACTACGGGCGTGGTTGTCAGCTGCCCCAATAAAAAGCACCTTGTTGAACCTGCTGGCCCTGGCCACAATACTATTCTTTACGTTGTTTCCCGTGATGAGCGCCGAATTCAGCGAAGCCGGACCAGCTCTCAGATTTTACGTCGTTGCACATAGAACGCTGTTTGCAGGTGCGGTAGCCTGGTTTATGCTCTCTGTGTTTTTGAACATTGATACGTTCAAGCCGCTGGCACGCTTTTTATCCCTGCGCTGCTGGCAGCCACTCAGCCAGCTCACCTATTCCATGTACCTGGTACATTTTATCGTGATTTACTTATGCGTTCAGAATGTGTACCAAAATCTAAAACTGATAGAAGGCCTGGACAGCACAATGCTCGCTGTTTATAGCATTAGCTTAAGCTCGATTATCGCATTGCTGATCACTATCATTATTGGGGTATTGTGCTGGTTGCTTATCGAAAAACCATTTTTGAATATGAGAGATCTGTTTAAGATAAATAAGGGAGCTACCAATACCGCACCCCTGAATCATGATCTGTAA